The DNA region CCGGACACGCACCGGACACACGACCGACACGAACCGGTCGGCCCCGGAACGCCGACGAGCGGCGGCCGGATTCCTCCGGCCGCCGCTCGTCGCAGCGTTGGGCCCGCCCGGTTCAGACGGTGACCAGCGTCTCCAGCGGAGCCGCGCCCAGGTGCGGCGCCAGCCGCTCGCGCCCGTCCAGGAAGCCCAGCTCCATCAGGACCACGACGCCCGCGAGCTCGGCGCCGGCCTCCTTGACCAGGTCCAGCGAAGCACCGATCGTCCCGCCGGTGGCCAGCACGTCGTCCACCACCAGCACCCGCTCACCGGGCGCGAAGGCGTCGCACTGGACCTCCAGCGTCGCCGAGCCGTACTCCAGCTCGTACGAGCGGCGGAACACCTCGCCGGGCAGCTTGCCCTGCTTGCGGATCGGCACGAAGCCGAGCCCGGCCGCGAAGGCCGCCGGGGCCGCCAGCACGAACCCGCGCGCCTCCAGGCCGACCACCTTGGTCGCCCCGAGCTCCCTGGCCCGGTCCGCCAGCGCCCGGGTGAGCGCCGCGAAGGCCTCGGCGTCGGCGAGCAGCGGCGCGATGTCCTTGAACAGCACGCCCGGCTTCGGGTAGTCCGGGACGTCCCTGATCCGGCTGTTCAGC from Kitasatospora sp. NBC_00458 includes:
- a CDS encoding adenine phosphoribosyltransferase, which codes for MTTADTTLAQLLNSRIRDVPDYPKPGVLFKDIAPLLADAEAFAALTRALADRARELGATKVVGLEARGFVLAAPAAFAAGLGFVPIRKQGKLPGEVFRRSYELEYGSATLEVQCDAFAPGERVLVVDDVLATGGTIGASLDLVKEAGAELAGVVVLMELGFLDGRERLAPHLGAAPLETLVTV